Within Babylonia areolata isolate BAREFJ2019XMU chromosome 3, ASM4173473v1, whole genome shotgun sequence, the genomic segment GCAAAGAAAATTCAGCTTTGTCAACTTATTTGTTTGTGTTCATCTGCTTGACTTGacctttgttacttttttttctccataataATTTTAACATGCAAAGAGATTGGGGAAGATGCAGATTTCAGGATGCTTGAAATGCAATGAATATCATAAAAAGATTAACACTCACCTCTGGGATGACAATTGGTGTAGGGAGGTTTTTTGTCCTTGAATACGTGCCtgttagataaatgaatatattgataaataattattttgaGCACTTATTTTCATGAAAGGGCgagacacacgaacagacagatagacagacagagggagacaaagtgaAATGTGCACACAAATGGAGATAAACAATATACTTTGTGCAATTATGAAGAGGGTggcaaagttcagttcagttactcaaggaggtgtcactgcattcagacaaaaccataaacactacaccacatctgctaagcagatgcctgaccagcagtgtaacccaatgtgattagtcaggtcttgagaggaaaaaactaaaatgaaataaattaaaaatagataaataaaaataaagtaacTATCCAATCAAACTAGAAATCATAAAATAATGATGCATCTTCTAATCAGCATGCACCCaaaggcacacacaacacacacacacacacagacagacataaaggtgTTCATCCTtgggattcgaagatgaccatggcttaaaaaatcagatggaagattggtggctgtgggtctggaggtgactgacgAGGCCAGTCTGGGCCCTGAAGGCTCACCctcatgtgggacacaagtgagtgggtgctgtcatggcagtggatgctgcttggGCCTTGTCCACAGCATGCTTTCGTtgtgcctcggtgatgcgcctggcttcagctgcacaatcttgctgcgccaagctggatgGTCCACAGCAAGTGTCTCCCATGTGTTGATGTTGACACcaaggtctttgaaggacgctttgtgGCAGTCTTTATagtgtttcttctgccctccaactaagcgcttgccctgacacagttctccataCAGCAGCCCAtatccagcccacctggcttgggctttctgcaaggggtgtagacgctgcagaggccagctcattCCAGGACTTCTGAGTCGGAGACTTTGtactgccacctgatgtggagtctgcggagacagctcaggtggaagcgaaTGAGCTGTTTCACGTGTCTGCTaaagacagtccaggtctcgctggtgtaaaggagggtggtaaggaccactgcactaAGTCCTCTCCACTCCCAGATGTTCTcatggagtctcccaaaggcaaCGCTGGGTTTGGcaatcctgttgttgacctcagtgTGTATGTTCACTGCGTGACAGAGCATGCTGCCCAGGTCGGTGAAGCTGTCGACTGCCTGGAGGTTGCCCCTTCAATGTGATGTTAGGCTCCTGGTATGACTTTCCAGGggggcaggctggtacataacttcGATCTTTTTGGTGCTGAGGGTGAGACCAAAGTTGTTGaaggcttgtgagaagcagtccatttcacactgcatcttctgctctgcaCTGGCATTgagtgcacagtcatcagcaaacaagaagtctccGATGACatctttcacctttgtaacagtcTGCAGGTCCCTGAGGTTGAACAATTTCCAGTTACAATAAACTATCAAATAAAGCTAGAAATCACAAAATAATGATGCATCTTCTAATCAGCATGCAGCCGAAggtatgcacaacacacacacacattttctgccCACGCTTCATATACCAGCCCCTCATTCTCAACCAACAAACATGCATTCTTTTCATTAAATAGAAGAAACAAAATTCTGGCCGACTTACTCAAAATGGATTGTGCATCATACTGAGGTTTCTTGGCAGTGACCAAAGGTTCTTGACTGTAGTCGatctcctcctccacactgtAGTCCTTCTCTTCCACATACTTCCATGCCTCTGGAACCACTGGGCGGATCCGCTCCTCTGAGTCAAACATATCTTTCATGGTCCTGAAATTCAGATCAGATAAGCCACACAAGTCTTACATATGATGTAAGATATCACTTCACTGCTACTCATTTGTTAATAAATGTCTACTCAACCTCTTTCTGAGAAATAAACTAGTTAATAATGATCTTCAACAAATGTTGCCTGGTCCATTGTGTTAATTTTGATGTTGTGAGATCTCATTCAAATGAATACATTTCAAgatgaaaggaaacaaaatatCACATGTCTGAGATGGAttacaaaaacagacacagacacaaaacttcACAAAACTAAACTGAGATAAAGATGTTGGAAGAAAAAGCAACCATGAAACCAGAAGATGACAAGAGCAGAATGACACTGTTTTGCAGATAAAAACCTATAAACAGatcaagacagacacaaagaaaagcagaaataaaacCTAGCAAAATCCAGACttacacttttttctctctctgcatcattTCGTTATATGCTTGTTTGAACAGATCACTGTCAAACTTCACTCGACCACTCAACTCTTCGCCATCCAAGGCACCCATCTTGTCCCAGGAATACTCTCGTTCGATGAGCTGTGGACATTATGAATCATACATTTTCAACACAGAGGAACATAGTTCATGGCAGATGACTGAAGCTGGTTCATGAAACCACCTACATGACACTGTAATCCCTTTCAGAttttcatccacacacacttacacacacacacaaacacaaaatacaccgAACCACTTTTACCTATCAAAACAATGACAGTTCCACATATGAACACCACATAAAACCCACACAGCACCACAAAAGCCAAAAGTAAAGATGTGCTGTTTACCGCCTCAGTGAGCCTGTCGATGAACTGGAGGTTTTCGTTCCTGGGAACCATGCTGGCGGAGTACTTGCTGACCCTGGGCAACCTGTCCCTGGCCATGGTGTCTTCACTACAGTCCGTCCACTCTGATACGTTGTCGTCCACATCCTCATCATCAGAGGCATCTTCACTGCCCTCTTCACCCTCACCTCCTTGTCCTTCAAGGTGCACGCTGGAGaagttgaaggaaaaaaaatgaagagagggTATAGGCTGAGTAAAGagtggaaaagacagacaaaaaattaAATACATGTTGAAAAGGAGTATGGCAGAAGGAGGTACTAATATATTATATAATACAAGTTTGTCTTCATTAAAAAAACCGAACCCATACATATCCACCATCTGCATACCAGTCCAGTAGTAACCACCCACTGTGAAAAGCACTGCACATGATGGgcggaaaagaaaaaggcaaaaattGTACTTATTGGCCTGCTGGTTTGTAAGTTAAAGTACTGTTAGCCTTGTTTGGCAGAGAGCCAGTTTTTTTTCTGGGCTGCAAGTCCACTGCTTCCATGGTATTTCCTTCATCAGATATGTCTTCATGAAGATGAACTTGCTATAATAAAGaacatgatcagtgtgtgtgtgtgcgcatgtgtgtgtatgcatgcatgtttatgtgcatggctgcaagtgtgtgtgtacgtgtgtttgtgtgcgtgcgtgtgtgtgtgcatgcacgtgcatgtgtgtgcacacatgtgtgacaCCAGCGTTGTTGCCCACGATCTGCTCATCACTCACAGATCCCCCTCTCACCTGTGTAACCACTGTGACAGATCTTTCGCTTTTTCTTGCTGCTCTTCTCCATGTTTCTCGTCTCCGTCTGCAGACTCGGTGTGCTCCCCTGCATCATCCtgctctccatcttcctccccagAATCCATACAGAGCTCCTCTACCTCCCCTGACTCAGCATCCCCATCTGTATTTGCTAACTGCATGAAGTCATCCTCCAGGGCATTGTCAGGATCATCAAAGTCAAATCCATCATCAAGAGCAGCCACAATGTCTGGATCCCAGTCCTCTTTAGGTCctgtaaaaacagaaaagaaactatGAAGTGATACAAGGTGTTCAGTCTGGGGGGTGTGGGTTACAAGCCTCCAGCCCATACCTCCTCCCTCGACCCGCTCTTGCTCCCTTTCTCATCACATGTGTACAATACTGTATACTTGCTACGCCACAAAATATTTTCAGTCGTAAAATTTACTTTAATCTGATGTACCATAGGCAGAGCGACATGCAAAAAGCAGCTCAAGCATATGATACACATGGAGAAAGCTTATAAAAACCaagggttgtaaaataagactcacttttggtAAGAGGTGTCTTatatttcagaccataggtctatcttcagggactgtgttaggtGGAAATGACAGCAGCGGTAAAAGCAGAGCTTAAGAAAAGTTAAGAGTATTATTCAGTAAACAAATGCAAGGACAAACAGAGAAGTGAACAGAGATCAGACTATGGACATAAAAAGTCATAGGATATAGGAGATGGTCAAGAGTGGGAGGGAAAGTTGTGTGAGGAAAAAGCGGGAGTGGGTAAGGAAAAACATGGGAGTGggtggataaaaaaacaacccacaagcagtccctgaagacagaacTATGGTATGAAAATTTGGACGTCTGTTATCGAAAGTCAATCTTATTTTATAACCCACAGtctttataaactttctccactTGTAATTTTTACAGACTTGACAGTCATCTTTCATTTCATCGCTGCAACTGTAAGCATAAGATAATATTATAAATATACACAATAATCTTACAGGTCAGGAATCTTTTTCCTCTAAAAATCCTGCATGAATAATTTGACACATGAACAACATACTTGATACCAGTATTTGCAAACATCATATGAAATTGGGACATGCTTTTGACCCCTCCCCTTTATTATATTAAGTTGTGATTTACTTTAGTCATACATGTATAGACAACCAACAACTGATACAAACTGTTTTCAGCTATgtaagagggaaaggggagacaaGGGCGCATGCCTACGAATCATTTCATGTCAGAGGGTTTGAAGCATTATCCCCAAACTTAAAAGCATCAGTTAGAAACTAGGACACTATCTGAGGTTCCTTTCCTGACCTGAGGATGCAGCTGCCATGTTCAACAACCCAACATCCCTCTCTACAGCAGAGCCCATCACGGAACTGGGCAGCTGGAGGCGTGACGCTGTTGTGGAGGCCATGCTGACAGACCTAACAtcatcattttcctcctccttcatctggaAGCCTGGCAGCTTCAGACAGACAAAACCCAATATATATACGGTAAGAATGACAGGTCTAAAATTAGAAAAAGAATTGGTGACACACAGCAGTAATACAAATAAGTATTCCAGACATTTAAATAAAGAAAGTGATAACCTGTACAGTTTATCACATGTTAATACAAAAtgttaatcaaacactatctggCATATGCCAAGGATGGTAACTttatatttctattttctttcattttatgtgaatgagaaatgcaatacaaatgAAAGTGAACAATAAACACTAAACAAGTCATTTTTCTTACCTGTCTCATTTCACTGTCATGGATCTCATCGACATCTCTCAAGTGCTGGAGGTAGTCGTAGTCATCTTCATAATAGATTCCATATTGCATCTGCTCCTCCCACCTCTTTTCCTGATGCACAAAAAAGGAATACATCAAAATGCTTTAAAAATATCATGCACATGTATGAAGCAGGCACTTTTAAGGAATTCCTAATTAAGTCAGTGCAATTCctaattaagtggagtgatggtctggtgGTGAACCATAAACATGTTCGCATAGCAAGCAAGGGAATCTGAGTGCAAAGGGGCAAATCCCATAGCAGCCAGTATTTtacccccctccactacacctcgagtggtggtctggatgctagttgttcagatgagatgataaatcatgGTCCCATGTGTAGCAGGCACTTTGCGCTCATAGAAGGACCCACACcaagaaaagtgttgtccctggcaaaattctgtaggaaaactCACTTTGAatgtttgacaggaaaacaaagtcttgcaggcagaaaaaaggatgGTTCTGCTCTCCTCAAGAAGAGCAGCCTAATCTCATATTTATAGAAATCTGTTCTTACAAATTTTATACAAGACTATGAATACACTATTCAGTACAGAACATTTCATGCGCACTATCAGTATCATATAAGTAATGAGAAAAAATTAAATAACTAATCACTGAAACAGTGAAAGGTCATAAAAGATAAAAGTCAGTCAAAGAAAATGATCTATACATAGAATATCACTGTGCCAAAGTAAAGCCTATGGCACAACCCTCAGCAGTGTCTTGCTACACTACTAATGCAAGTTTATCTCCTTCATTGGGCTTCAGTGCTTCACACCCCATATGCATTGGTCagacatgaaatgataaaaaatgacttGTGATCCATGATGTAGGTCGGATAAAATAAAAGATGCAAATCACAAACTATATATTGTAATTCAAGAATCAATTATTCAACAAATAAACTAATTAATTTAAAAAAGCAGAGGTAAACTGATTTACCCTTGTACTCGGCTCTTTTGGAACAAGTACATGCTCTGACACTTCACTGTCAGCAAGCATTGGGTCTTTCTGACTCCTGTAGCCCACTTCAAAGTGGGATGCTCCCTGTTTTGCCACATCTCGAAAGGACTTGTAGTTCTTTCTCCTTCTGCCAGGCTGTAAATAATGAAATGGCAAGATTATCACTTACTGAGATACTCTTACTGTGAC encodes:
- the LOC143280490 gene encoding protein LTV1 homolog, with amino-acid sequence MPGRRRKNYKSFRDVAKQGASHFEVGYRSQKDPMLADSEVSEHVLVPKEPSTREKRWEEQMQYGIYYEDDYDYLQHLRDVDEIHDSEMRQLPGFQMKEEENDDVRSVSMASTTASRLQLPSSVMGSAVERDVGLLNMAAASSGPKEDWDPDIVAALDDGFDFDDPDNALEDDFMQLANTDGDAESGEVEELCMDSGEEDGEQDDAGEHTESADGDEKHGEEQQEKAKDLSQWLHSVHLEGQGGEGEEGSEDASDDEDVDDNVSEWTDCSEDTMARDRLPRVSKYSASMVPRNENLQFIDRLTEALIEREYSWDKMGALDGEELSGRVKFDSDLFKQAYNEMMQREKKVTMKDMFDSEERIRPVVPEAWKYVEEKDYSVEEEIDYSQEPLVTAKKPQYDAQSILSTYSRTKNLPTPIVIPEEWQDKKKQKKKAKASEDSASEGTLPGLTLKDIEEQSRLERLADAPPTYRPKNETPEEKKERKQTVKAHQKERRAEKKLNKVAFKCEEQRQRKVKDAGTAQKRVVSYQS